The Pecten maximus chromosome 12, xPecMax1.1, whole genome shotgun sequence genome includes a region encoding these proteins:
- the LOC117339335 gene encoding uncharacterized protein LOC117339335 isoform X2 translates to MRLTHSSLTWLALAAVTLVVVEAQRECIKYLSSAEGLFKKPFYMKSHYQNSMITNVTLIERHSYYKCEPAEDKYGIDSTGKEWWVFRGCGGVFDIEECTEGGSLQLKVKEEIPAEQRDMEKKTMQEFGVLQREVTNF, encoded by the exons ATGAGACTAACCCATTCATCCCTAACATGGCTGGCATTAGCAGCAGTTACCTTGGTAGTGGTAGAAGCACAGA GGGAATGCATCAAATATCTCAGTAGTGCGGAGGGCTTATTTAAAAAGCCATTCTATATGAAGTCCCATTACCAAAATTCTATGATTACCAATGTGACATTGATCGAACGTCATTCTTACTACAAATGTGAGCCAGCTGAGGATAAGTATGGTATCGACAGTACTGGGAAGGAATGGTGGGTGTTCAGGGGGTGTGGAGGAGTGTTCGACATTGAGGAGTGTACAGAGGGAGGCTCGCTCCAACTCAAGGTCAAGGAGGAAATACCTGCCGAACAGAGAGATATGGAAAAGAAAACCATGCAGGAATTTGGAGTTTTACAG
- the LOC117339335 gene encoding uncharacterized protein LOC117339335 isoform X3, whose protein sequence is MRLTHSSLTWLALAAVTLVVVEAQRECIKYLSSAEGLFKKPFYMKSHYQNSMITNVTLIERHSYYKCEPAEDKYGIDSTGKEWWVFRGCGGVFDIEECTEGGSLQLKVKEEIPAEQRDMEKKTMQEFGVLQP, encoded by the exons ATGAGACTAACCCATTCATCCCTAACATGGCTGGCATTAGCAGCAGTTACCTTGGTAGTGGTAGAAGCACAGA GGGAATGCATCAAATATCTCAGTAGTGCGGAGGGCTTATTTAAAAAGCCATTCTATATGAAGTCCCATTACCAAAATTCTATGATTACCAATGTGACATTGATCGAACGTCATTCTTACTACAAATGTGAGCCAGCTGAGGATAAGTATGGTATCGACAGTACTGGGAAGGAATGGTGGGTGTTCAGGGGGTGTGGAGGAGTGTTCGACATTGAGGAGTGTACAGAGGGAGGCTCGCTCCAACTCAAGGTCAAGGAGGAAATACCTGCCGAACAGAGAGATATGGAAAAGAAAACCATGCAGGAATTTGGAGTTTTACAG